CGGTGACGTGCGCCAGGCCAAGCTGTACTACCTCCGCGAGCGCAGCGGCAAGTCCGCCCGCATCAAGGAAAAGCTGGCCTGAGGCAGGCGCCCGCCGGCGTGCGGTGACGTGGCGTCCTAGCCCGCATCGACAGCGAAACCCCGTCACCGCGACCGCGGGGCGGGGTTTCGTCGTTCCGGGGCCCCGCACGGAGAAGTGCCATGACGGCCAAGCCTGACGACCAGGCCCTGATCGACGCCTTCCTCGACGGCCTCTGGCTGGAGCAGGGCGTCAGTGACAACACCCTGGCGGCCTACCGCCGCGACCTTCTCGCCTGGGCGGCCTGGCTGGCGGAGCAGGGCGAGGCGCTGCTGGCCCCCGGGCCCGAGACCCTGACCGCCTGGCTCGAGGGCCGCCGCGAGGCCGGCTACCAGTTGCGCAGCAACGCCCGGCTGCTCTCCAGCCTGAGGCGGTTCTATCGCTGGGCCCTGGTCGAGCAGCGGATCGACCGGGACCCCCTGGCCGAGGTGCGCCTGCCCCGAGTCCGGCCCTCGCTGCCCGATACCCTGGAGGAGGCCGAGGTCGAGCGTCTCCTCGAGGCCCCCGATCTCGACACCGACCTGGGAATGCGCGATCGGGCCATGCTGGAGGTGCTCTATGGCGCCGGCCTGCGGGTCTCCGAGCTGGTGGGCCTGACCACCGATGCCCTGAACCTGCGCCAGGGGGTGGTCCGGGTCCGCGGCAAGGGCGACAAGGACCGGCTGGTGCCGCTGGGCGAGGAGGCCGTGGACTGGGTGTCGCGCTACCTGCGTACCAGCCGCGGCGCGCTGATGCGCGATATCACCCGCCCGGCACTGTTCCCCGGGCGCGGCGATGCCTGCCTGACGCGCCAGGCCTTCTGGCACCGCATCAAGGCTCACGCCCGCGTCGCCGGCATCGACCGTCCGTTGTCGCCGCATACCCTGCGGCACGCCTTCGCCACCCACCTGTTGAATCATGGGGCCAATCTGCGTGTCGTACAGCTGTTGCTGGGCCACAGTGACCTGTCGACCACGCAGATCTACACCCATGTGGCGCAGGTCCGACTCGAGGCCCTGCACGCCGACCATCATCCCCGAGGCTGAATCATGAGAGTATCGACCCTAGTCTTCGTCGCCGCCCTGGCGTTGCCCACCCTGGCCCAGGCCGATGCCGCCGAACGCCTGGCCGAGCGGCTCGAGGTCAACGGCCAACGCATGCCGGTGGAGCAGGTGGAGGAGACGCCGCTGGCCGGCTTCTTCCGGGTGCGCCTGGAGACCGGCGAGACCTTCTACACCGACGCTGCGGGCGACTACTTCCTGGTCGGCGACCTCTACGAGAACGCCGAGAGCGGACTGGTCAACCTCACCGAGCAGGCCCGCAACGCCGAGCGCGCGGCGCGCCTCGCCGAGATCCCCGAGGCACAGCGGGTGATCTTCCGCAGCACCGTCGAGCCCCGCGCCCGGCTGGTGGTGTTCACCGATACCACCTGCCCCTACTGCCGGCGGCTGCACGAGGAAGTGCCGCGGCTCAACGAGATGGGCATCGAGGTGGACTACCTGGCCTTCCCGCGGGCGGGGATGAACTCGCCCGGCGCCCGGCAGATGCAGCAGGTCTGGTGCGCCGACAATCCCAGCGAGGCGATGTCGGGCGCCAAGCGCGATACCGCCCTCGAAGGCGACGCAGACTGCGACAATCCGGTCGAGGAACAGTATCATCTGGGCATGGAACTCGGTGTCCAGGGGACACCGGCCATCGTCCTGCCCGATGGACGCCTGGTGCCCGGCTACGTGCCGGCGGAGCGCCTGGCCGCCATGCTCGGACTGAACGACTGACCGCCGCGCCGACGAGCGCCGGCGGCGGGCCCCCAAGGGGCCTCCATTACGCTGAGACACACGCCAGACAAGGGGGAATGACATTGAAACCGGTGAGAGTGGGAATCTGTGGCCTGGGCACCGTCGGGGGCGGGACCTTCAACGTGCTGACACGCAACGCCGACGACATCGCCCGTCGTGCGGGGCGGCCCATCGTGATCGAGCAGGTGGCCTACCGCACGCCCAACCCCGAGTGTGACGTCACCGGCATCAAGACCACCCAGGACGTCTTCGAGGTGGCCTCCAACCCCGATATCGACGTCCTCGTCGAACTGATCGGTGGCTATGACGTGGCCCGCGAGCTGGTGCTCACCGCCATCGAGAACGGCAAGCACGTGGTCACCGCCAACAAGGCACTGATCGCGGTGCACGGCAACGAGATCTTCCAGGCGGCCCACGAGAAGGGCGTGATCGTGGCCTTCGAGGCCGCGGTGGCCGGCGGCATCCCGGTGATCAAGTCGCTGCGCGAGGGCCTGGGCGCCAACCGCATCGAGTGGCTGGCCGGCATCATCAACGGCACCGGCAACTTCATCCTCACGCACATGCGCGACGAGGGCCGGGCCTTCGAGGACGTGCTCGCCGAGGCCCAGGCGCTGGGCTATGCCGAGGCCGACCCGACCTTCGACGTGGAAGGCATCGATGCCGCCCACAAGCTGACCATCCTGGCCTCCATCGCCTACGGCGTGCCGCTGCAGTTCGAGAAGGCCTACACCGAGGGCATCTCCCGGGTGACCGCCGAGGACGTCGAACAGGCCGACAACCTGGGCTACATCATCAAGCACCTGGGCATCTCCAAGCGCACCGAGGCGGGCCTCGAGCTGCGCGTGCATCCGACCCTGATTCCCAAGGAGCGGCTGCTGGCCAACGTCCACGGCGTCAAGAATGCCATCGCCATCATGGGCGATGCCGTGGGCCCGACCCTCTACTACGGTGCCGGCGCCGGCGCCGAGCCCACCGCCTCGGCGGTGGTGGCCGACGTGCTCGACGTGGCCCGGGACATCACCACCGACCATCACTATCGGGTGCCCTACCTGGCCTTCAGCGGCATCGGCGAGAACGCCGACCAGCCGCCGATCCTGGCCATGGAGGAGATCAGCACCGCCTACTACCTGCGCCTGCTGGCGGTGGACCGCCCCGGCGTGCTGGCCCGGGTGGCGACCATCCTCTCCGAGGAGGGCATCTCCATCGAGGCGCTGATCCAGAAGGAGGCCACCGAAGGTGAACTGGTGCCGATCATCCTGCTGACCCATCGCACCCGCGAGAAGCACATGAACGAGGCGATCCGCAAGATCGAGTCCATGGCCGACATCGCCGGCTCGGTGACGCGGATTCGGGTCGAGTCGCTGGACGAGAACGAATGAGCCGGGCTTCGCCCGGAGCCGTAAGCTACAAGCTTGACGCAGAAAGAAACCACCAGCGGAGACTGGAGAGCTTGTAGCGGCCTAGGGTCGTTGCCGCTATCTGTAGCGAGGGGCGCGGGGGGCCAGCCGCAGAGGAGGTCCTATGCCAGGGATGGCATCGGTAGCGCCCATGGATGGGTTTACAGCGCCTCCTCGCAGGCTTGTCGCCGGATCAGCCCCGAGCGAGCAAAGGAACCGAACGATGCGCTATATCAGTACCCGCGGGCAGGCGCCCGCGCTGTCCTTCGAGGAGGTCGTGCTCACCGGCATGGCCAGCGACGGCGGCCTCTACGTGCCCGAGACCGTCCCCCAGCTCAGCCACGAAGACCTGGCCGATATGGCCGGGTGCTCCTATGCCGAGATCGCCTTCCAGGTGATGAAGCCCTACGTGGACGGCGAGATCGACGACGACACCTTCCGGGCCATCGTCCGTGACGCCTACGCCACCTTCAGCCACGACGCCGTGGTGCCGCTCAACCAGCTCGACGCCAACCACTTCCTGCTCGAGCTCTTCCACGGCCCGACCCTGGCCTTCAAGGACGTGGCGCTGCAACTGCTCGGTCGGATCCTCGACCACTTCCTGAAGAAGCGCGGCGAGCGTGCGGTGATCATGGGCGCCACCTCGGGGGACACCGGCTCCGCCGCCATCGAGGGCTGCCGCCACTGCGACAACCTCGACATCTTCATCCTGCATCCCCATAACCGGGTCTCGGAGGTACAGCGCCGCCAGATGACCACGGTGCTGGCCGACAACGTCTTCAACGTGGCCATCGAGGGCAACTTCGACGACGCCCAGGCCATGGTCAAGGCCAGCTTCGCCGACCAGGGCTTCCTGAACGGCACCCGGCTGGTGGCGGTGAACTCGATCAACTGGGCGCGCATCATGGCCCAGATCGTCTACTACGTGGCCGCCGCCGTGGCGCTGGGCGCGCCGTACCGCAAGGTGAGCTTCTGCGTCCCCTCGGCCAACTTCGGCAACGTCTTCGCCGGCTACATGGCCCACCGCATGGGCCTGCCGGTGGAGCGCTTCGTGATCGCCACCAACGCCAACGACATCCTGCACCGCACGCTGGCCGACAACGACTTCTCCAGGCAGGAGCTGGTTGCCACCCTGGCCCCGTCGATGGACATCGTGGTGTCGTCCAACTTCGAGCGGCTGCTGTTCGAGGCCTACGAGCGGGACGGCGCGGCCGTGGCCGAGCTGCTGGAGCGCTTCCAGAGCGAGCCCGCGGCGCTGGCCGAGGCACCGCTCGCACGGCTGCGCGAGAGTTTCGCCAGCCACAGCGTCGATGACGCCACCATCCTGGAGGTGATCCGGGAGGCGCATCACCGTACCCAGGAGATCCTCGACCCGCACACCGCCACCGGCTATCGCGCCGCCGAGTGCGAGCGTGGAGCGCCCACGGTGCCGATGGTGACCCTGGCCACTGCCCACCCGGCCAAGTTCGCCGAGGCCGTGGTCAAGGCCGGCTTCCCCGGCGTGCCGCTGCCGCCGCACATGGACGACCTGCTGGAGCGCGAGGAGCGCTACACGGTGTTGCCGGCGGAACTCGCCGAGGTGCAGAAGTTCGTCGCCGATAACCGGCGGTAAGACTTTACCGCTGGTGGCGTGAGTCGCTGGTAGAAGCGAGGGGCGCCGGGGACAGGGCGAAGAGGAGGTCCTACGCCAGGGATGGGTTCACAGCGCCTCCGCGTAGGCCTGTCCCCGGATCAGCTCCGAGCGATCAACCACTCGCCTAGCTCAATTCGCTACCTTCATCCAAAGGAGTCGGGCTTGGACGCCGTGACCGATCCCATCGACCTGCATGAGCGGCTGAAGCCGCGCATCCTGCCGCGTCCCCGTGACGCGGCCGTCGAGGCCCGTGCCCTGGCGGAGGGGCTCACGCCGCTGCAGGCGCGGGTGCTGGCCGGCCGGCTGCCTGGCCATGAGGGCGACCTCGCGCCGCTGGTGTCGCCGAGCCTGCGCCACCTGGCGCACCCCGAGCGTCTGCGGGACGCCCGCCTTGCCGCCGAGCGCATCGCCCAGGCGGTGGTCGAGGGCGAGCACATCGGCATCCTCACCGACTACGACGTGGACGGCATCACCTCCCATGTGGTGATCCGGCGCACCCTGAACGAGTTGTTCGGGGTCCCCGAGTCGCGACTGCACAGCCTGATCGGCCATCGCATCCATGACGGCTACGGCATCAGCCTGCCGCTGGTGGAGCGCACCCTGAAGCTCTCGCCGCGGCCGAGCCTGGTGATCACCGCCGACTGCGGCAGTTCCGACGAACCGCGCATCGCAAGGCTCAAGGCGGCCGGCATCGACGTGGTGGTCAGCGACCACCATGCGCTCCCGGTGGAGGGGCCCCCGGCCTCGGCCTATGCCACCATCAACCCGACCCGCGAGGACTGCGACTACCCGGACCCGACCATCGCCGGCTGCATGGTCGCCTGGCTGGTGATGTCGCTGGCCCGCGGCGTGCTGATCGAGTGGGGCGTGCTGCCGGCCGCCACGCCCAAGCTCTCGCCCTGGCTGTCCTACGTCGCGCTGGGCACGGTGGCGGACTGCGTGTCGCTCGGCGGCAGTGCCGCCAACCGCGCGGTGGTGGCCCAGGGACTGACCCTGATCAACCGCATGGACGCGGCCTGCTGGCGGGCCATGGCCGAGCGGCTGGGCGCCGACAGCGTGCCCTTCGATGCCGAGACCCTGGCCTTCCAGATGGGGCCCCGCATCAATGCCCGCTCGCGGCTGGACGATCCCTATGCCGCCCTGCACTTCATGCTCGCGGAGCAGGATGACGTCGCGCAACGCTACCTCGACGTGCTGGATCAGGACAACCAGTCCCGCAAGGCCATCGAGGCGGAGATGACCGAGCAGGCGAAGGGGCTGGCGATGCCCCAGCTCGCCGCCGACGCCCCGGCGCTGGTGGTGTTCCTCGAGGAGGGGCATCCCGGCGTCCAGGGCATCGTGGCCTCGCGCCTGGTGCAGGCCTACGGCCGGCCGACCCTGGTGCTCACCCCGGCGGCCCAGCCGGGCATGCTCACCGGCTCCGGCCGTTCCATCGAGGCGCTGCACCTGCGCGATGCCCTGCAGCGTACCTTCGAGCTGGCGCCGCAGGCGCTGCCCCGCTTCGGCGGGCACCGTGGCGCCGCCGGGGTGGGCGTGCCGCGGGAGGCGCTCGGGGTCTTCCGCGAGGCCTTGCTGCGGGCCGTGGGAGAGCAGCTGGGCGATGCCGAGCTCGGCCCGCGGGTGTTCACCGACGGCGAGCTCGCCGCGGGCCAGCTGGCCCTTTCGACCCTGGACGAGCTCGAGGCCCTGGGGCCCTACGGCCGGGAGTTCGACGCGCCGCTGTTCGAGGGGGCCTTCCTGGTCGAGCGGCTGCGTCCGGTGGGCGCCGACGGCAGCCATCTGATGCTCGAGCTGTCCGCCGGCGCCGTCGCCGTGCGGGCGATCTGGTTCCGGGCACTGACGCCGGGGGAGGTGCCGGCCTTCGGCGTCGGCGAGCGGCTTCACTGTGCCTTCAAGCTCAACCGCAATCGCTGGCGGGGACGCGAGTCGTTACAGCTGATGATCGAGCATGCCGTGCCGCTGGGGGAATGACGGACGGCGTTCCCGAGAGCCCCTCGACAGGTCGGTCAGCCCCCGGTAGCCCGCGCCAGAAGCTGGCCGTGGGGGCGCGGCCAGACAAGGAGCAGGCTTTCCCGCGAGAGTCCGCTCAGTAGTTGGGCCAGACGCCGGGCGTGGCCAGCTCCAGGAGGTGGCCGTCGGGGTCGCGGAAATAGACGCTCTCGCCGCCCCTTGGCCAGTGGGTACGGCCCTCGATGGCGACGCCGTGATCGCCGAGCTGAGCCTCCCAGGCCGCCAGATCGCGCTCGGCGATGGCGAAGGCCATGTGCACCCGTCCGGCCCCGTCATGGGGCGGGATGGTGCCCATGTCGCCGGGCAGGACCACGGTCTCGAGGGTCTCGCCGCGCAGGAAGAGCAGTAGCACCGAACCGGCCCCGGCATCGTAGGCGGTGAAACGATGATCGGCGGTGAAGGCCTCGAGTCCCATGACCCCCTCGAAGAAGGCTCGAGCCCGGGCCATGTCTTCCACGTAGAGGGCCGTTTCCAGCACCCCGTTCAGACTGGGCATGATGCGCCTCCCTAACACTCCAGCAGGGGACCCGCCCGCCATCAGGCGCCGGGCGCTCCCTGTGTTCAATCTAGCAGCCGATTCGCCTTGCAGATGGGGCAAAGTGGCATACCCTGATCAATGCGGCGATCCGCGCCCCCGGACGGCGAATGCGCAGGGGCGGGCCGCTCGGCGGAGGCGTTCGCGCCTCCCCTGTATCGATTACACCTTTTCCAGAGGACATGAGCATGAGCCTACGAATCGGCAGCACCGCGCCGGACTTCACCGCGGAGACGACGCAGGGGACCCTGCGCTTCCATGAGTGGATCGGTGACAGCTGGTGCATCCTGTTCTCGCACCCCAAGGACTTCACGCCGGTCTGCACCACGGAGCTCGGTTACATGGCGAAGCTGAAGCCCGAGTTCGACAAGCGTGATACCAAGATCATCGGCCTGTCGGTGGACCCGGTCGACAACCACCAGGCCTGGTCCAGGGATATCGAGGAGACCCAGGGTGCGGCGCCCAACTATCCGATGATCGGCGACGACAAACTCGAAGTCGCCAAGCTCTACGATATGTTGCCGGAGGACCTCGAAGGGGAAGCAGAGGGTCGCACCCCGGCGGACAATGCCACCGTGCGTTCGGTCTTCATCATCGGCCCGGACAAGAAGGTGAAGGCGATGCTGACCTATCCCATGACCTCGGGGCGCAACTTCGATGAGGTCCTGCGACTGCTGGATTCCATTCAGTTGACCACCACGCACACCCTGGCGACCCCCGTGAACTGGCGACCGGGCGAGGACGTCATCATCCCGCCGTCCGTCAGCGATGAGGAGGCGCGGCAGAAGTATCCGGACGGGTTCACGACCCTGAAGCCCTACCTGCGGACGCTCAAGTCGCCGGTCTGAGGCCGAGACGGCTCGGCCTCGGTGCCAGGCCCCAGCTAGCCGGCCACCCAGAACCACCAGACGATCAGGGCGATCAGGGCGAAGCCGGCGAGATTGACGATCCAGCTCATGCGGGCGACTCCTGTGGGGTAGTGGCCGGGGAGGGGGAATCGCTCGCACGGCTTGGAGAGAACAGGCGCAGGCGATT
The Halomonas sp. M4R1S46 DNA segment above includes these coding regions:
- the xerD gene encoding site-specific tyrosine recombinase XerD produces the protein MTAKPDDQALIDAFLDGLWLEQGVSDNTLAAYRRDLLAWAAWLAEQGEALLAPGPETLTAWLEGRREAGYQLRSNARLLSSLRRFYRWALVEQRIDRDPLAEVRLPRVRPSLPDTLEEAEVERLLEAPDLDTDLGMRDRAMLEVLYGAGLRVSELVGLTTDALNLRQGVVRVRGKGDKDRLVPLGEEAVDWVSRYLRTSRGALMRDITRPALFPGRGDACLTRQAFWHRIKAHARVAGIDRPLSPHTLRHAFATHLLNHGANLRVVQLLLGHSDLSTTQIYTHVAQVRLEALHADHHPRG
- a CDS encoding DsbC family protein, giving the protein MRVSTLVFVAALALPTLAQADAAERLAERLEVNGQRMPVEQVEETPLAGFFRVRLETGETFYTDAAGDYFLVGDLYENAESGLVNLTEQARNAERAARLAEIPEAQRVIFRSTVEPRARLVVFTDTTCPYCRRLHEEVPRLNEMGIEVDYLAFPRAGMNSPGARQMQQVWCADNPSEAMSGAKRDTALEGDADCDNPVEEQYHLGMELGVQGTPAIVLPDGRLVPGYVPAERLAAMLGLND
- a CDS encoding homoserine dehydrogenase, coding for MKPVRVGICGLGTVGGGTFNVLTRNADDIARRAGRPIVIEQVAYRTPNPECDVTGIKTTQDVFEVASNPDIDVLVELIGGYDVARELVLTAIENGKHVVTANKALIAVHGNEIFQAAHEKGVIVAFEAAVAGGIPVIKSLREGLGANRIEWLAGIINGTGNFILTHMRDEGRAFEDVLAEAQALGYAEADPTFDVEGIDAAHKLTILASIAYGVPLQFEKAYTEGISRVTAEDVEQADNLGYIIKHLGISKRTEAGLELRVHPTLIPKERLLANVHGVKNAIAIMGDAVGPTLYYGAGAGAEPTASAVVADVLDVARDITTDHHYRVPYLAFSGIGENADQPPILAMEEISTAYYLRLLAVDRPGVLARVATILSEEGISIEALIQKEATEGELVPIILLTHRTREKHMNEAIRKIESMADIAGSVTRIRVESLDENE
- the thrC gene encoding threonine synthase, whose product is MRYISTRGQAPALSFEEVVLTGMASDGGLYVPETVPQLSHEDLADMAGCSYAEIAFQVMKPYVDGEIDDDTFRAIVRDAYATFSHDAVVPLNQLDANHFLLELFHGPTLAFKDVALQLLGRILDHFLKKRGERAVIMGATSGDTGSAAIEGCRHCDNLDIFILHPHNRVSEVQRRQMTTVLADNVFNVAIEGNFDDAQAMVKASFADQGFLNGTRLVAVNSINWARIMAQIVYYVAAAVALGAPYRKVSFCVPSANFGNVFAGYMAHRMGLPVERFVIATNANDILHRTLADNDFSRQELVATLAPSMDIVVSSNFERLLFEAYERDGAAVAELLERFQSEPAALAEAPLARLRESFASHSVDDATILEVIREAHHRTQEILDPHTATGYRAAECERGAPTVPMVTLATAHPAKFAEAVVKAGFPGVPLPPHMDDLLEREERYTVLPAELAEVQKFVADNRR
- a CDS encoding single-stranded-DNA-specific exonuclease RecJ codes for the protein MTDPIDLHERLKPRILPRPRDAAVEARALAEGLTPLQARVLAGRLPGHEGDLAPLVSPSLRHLAHPERLRDARLAAERIAQAVVEGEHIGILTDYDVDGITSHVVIRRTLNELFGVPESRLHSLIGHRIHDGYGISLPLVERTLKLSPRPSLVITADCGSSDEPRIARLKAAGIDVVVSDHHALPVEGPPASAYATINPTREDCDYPDPTIAGCMVAWLVMSLARGVLIEWGVLPAATPKLSPWLSYVALGTVADCVSLGGSAANRAVVAQGLTLINRMDAACWRAMAERLGADSVPFDAETLAFQMGPRINARSRLDDPYAALHFMLAEQDDVAQRYLDVLDQDNQSRKAIEAEMTEQAKGLAMPQLAADAPALVVFLEEGHPGVQGIVASRLVQAYGRPTLVLTPAAQPGMLTGSGRSIEALHLRDALQRTFELAPQALPRFGGHRGAAGVGVPREALGVFREALLRAVGEQLGDAELGPRVFTDGELAAGQLALSTLDELEALGPYGREFDAPLFEGAFLVERLRPVGADGSHLMLELSAGAVAVRAIWFRALTPGEVPAFGVGERLHCAFKLNRNRWRGRESLQLMIEHAVPLGE
- a CDS encoding VOC family protein, producing MPSLNGVLETALYVEDMARARAFFEGVMGLEAFTADHRFTAYDAGAGSVLLLFLRGETLETVVLPGDMGTIPPHDGAGRVHMAFAIAERDLAAWEAQLGDHGVAIEGRTHWPRGGESVYFRDPDGHLLELATPGVWPNY
- a CDS encoding peroxiredoxin; translated protein: MSLRIGSTAPDFTAETTQGTLRFHEWIGDSWCILFSHPKDFTPVCTTELGYMAKLKPEFDKRDTKIIGLSVDPVDNHQAWSRDIEETQGAAPNYPMIGDDKLEVAKLYDMLPEDLEGEAEGRTPADNATVRSVFIIGPDKKVKAMLTYPMTSGRNFDEVLRLLDSIQLTTTHTLATPVNWRPGEDVIIPPSVSDEEARQKYPDGFTTLKPYLRTLKSPV